Proteins found in one Pyrus communis chromosome 15, drPyrComm1.1, whole genome shotgun sequence genomic segment:
- the LOC137717486 gene encoding uncharacterized protein — translation MSTAASSTSFTCHSPLLPRPNAPFGISVAVAIPRCLPPLPHLKTKRRSSTTTYCSADAAKDKDSTPIELRYEAFPTVMDINQIRDILPHRFPFLLVDRVIEYNAGVSAVAIKNVTINDNFFPGHFPERPIMPGVLMVEAMAQVGGLVMLQPEVGGSRDTFFFAGIDKVRFRKPVIAGDTLVMRMTLIKLQKRFGIAKMEGKAYVGGEVVCEGEFLMATGTGGD, via the exons ATGTCGACCGCAGCTTCCTCCACGTCCTTCACTTGCCACTCCCCGCTCCTTCCCCGCCCAAATGCTCCATTCGGGATCTCTGTCGCCGTCGCGATTCCCAGGTGTCTGCCGCCGTTGCCGCATTTGAAAACTAAGAGGAGGAGTTCAACCACCACCTATTGCTCCGCCGACGCTGCGAAAGATAAAGATTCCACCCCCATTGAGCTCA GATATGAGGCTTTTCCTACCGTCATGGACATCAATCAAATTCGTGATATTTTGCCTCACCG GTTTCCGTTTCTGTTAGTGGATAGAGTGATTGAATACAATGCTGGAGTTTCAGCTGTTGCAATCAAGAATGTCACCATCAATGATAATTTCTTTCCTGGGCATTTCCCCGAGAGGCCGATTATGCCTGGTGTTCTCATGGTTGAG GCAATGGCACAAGTTGGTGGCTTGGTTATGCTACAACCGGAAGTGGGAGGCTCTCGTGACACTTTCTTTTTTGCTGGAATTGACAAAGTTAGATTCAGGAAACCAGTGATTGCCGGTGACACATTAGTGATGAGAATGACGCTTATTAAGTTGCAGAAACGCTTTGGAATCGCAAAGATGGAAGGCAAGGCCTACGTTGGAGGTGAAGTCGTATGTGAGGGAGAGTTTCTGATGGCTACTGGTACCGGTGGTGACTGA